One Brassica napus cultivar Da-Ae chromosome C4, Da-Ae, whole genome shotgun sequence genomic region harbors:
- the LOC106423897 gene encoding ruBisCO large subunit-binding protein subunit alpha, chloroplastic, whose protein sequence is MASANVLSSASVLCSSRQGKLSGGNQQKGQRVSYRKASSRFSVRANVKEISFDQSSRAALQAGIDKLADAVGLTLGPRGRNVVLDEFGSPKVVNDGVTIARAIELPDAMENAGAALIREVASKTNDSAGDGTTTASVLAREIIKHGLLSVTSGANPVSLKRGIDKTVQALIEELEKRARPVKGGSDIKAVATISAGNDELVGTMIADAIDKVGPDGVLSIESSSSFETTVEVEEGMEIDRGYISPQFVTNPEKLLVEFENARVLITDQKITAIKDIIPILEKTTQLRAPLLIIAEDVTGEALATLVVNKLRGVLNVVAVKAPGFGERRKAMLQDIAILTGAEYQALDMGLLVENTTIDQLGIARKVTISKDSTTLIADAASKDELQARISQLKKELSETDSVYDSEKLAERIAKLAGGVAVIKVGAATETELEDRKLRIEDAKNATFAAIEEGIVPGGGATLVHLSTVIPAIKEKLEDADERLGADIVQKALVAPAALIAQNAGIEGEVVVEKIMFSEWEIGYNAMTDTYENLLEAGVIDPAKVTRCALQNAASVAGMVLTTQAIVVDKPKPKAPTAAPPQGLMV, encoded by the exons ATGGCGTCCGCAAACGTTCTCTCCTCCGCCTCCGTCCTCTGCTCTTCACGCCAG GGAAAGCTCAGTGGAGGAAACCAGCAGAAAGGTCAAAGAGTTAGCTACAGGAAAGCAAGCAGCCGTTTCAGCGTTAGAGCTAATGTAAAAGAGATCTCTTTCGACCAGAGCTCAAGAGCTGCTCTTCAAGCTGGTATTGACAAGCTTGCTGATGCCGTTGGTCTTACCCTTGGCCCTAGAG GGAGAAATGTTGTGTTGGATGAGTTTGGAAGTCCCAAGGTCGTGAATGATGGAGTCACCATTGCTAGGGCCATTGAGTTACCTGACGCTATGGAGAATGCTGGTGCAGCACTTATCCGTGAG GTTGCTAGTAAGACTAATGACTCAGCTGGTGACGGCACAACCACTGCCTCCGTCCTTGCTCGGGAGATAATCAAACACGGCTTACTAAGCGTCACTTCCGGTGCCAATCCAGTCTCACTCAAGAGAGGAATCGATAAGACCGTTCAAGCTTTGATCGAAGAGCTCGAGAAGAGGGCTAGACCTGTCAAAGGCGGTAGTGACATCAAAG CCGTGGCTACAATCTCTGCTGGAAATGATGAGCTTGTGGGAACAATGATTGCTGATGCCATTGATAAAGTTGGACCTGATGGTGTTTTGTCCATtgaatcttcttcctcctttGAGACTACCGTCGAAGTTGAAGAAGGAATGGAG ATTGATAGAGGTTACATCTCACCACAGTTTGTTACAAACCCTGAGAAGCTCCTAGTCGAGTTCGAGAACGCGCGCGTGCTGATCACCGATCAGAAGATCACTGCGATCAAAGACATCATCCCGATCCTGGAGAAAACCACTCAGCTCCGAGCTCCGTTGCTCATCATCGCGGAGGATGTCACCGGCGAGGCCCTGGCGACCCTCGTCGTGAACAAACTCCGCGGCGTGCTCAACGTGGTCGCCGTCAAGGCTCCAGGGTTTGGTGAAAGAAGAAAAGCTATGCTTCAGGACATTGCCATCTTGACGGGGGCCGAGTACCAGGCCCTCGACATGGGCCTTCTGGTGGAGAACACGACCATAGATCAGTTGGGGATCGCTAGGAAAGTCACTATTAGCAAAGACTCGACCACGCTTATAGCTGATGCGGCTTCCAAGGACGAGCTGCAAGCTCGTATCTCCCAGCTTAAGAAGGAGCTGTCAGAGACTGACTCCGTGTACGACTCGGAGAAGCTCGCCGAGAGAATCGCCAAGCTCGCAGGCGGTGTTGCCGTTATTAAAGTCGGAGCGGCGACTGAGACTGAGCTCGAGGACCGTAAGCTTCGTATCGAGGACGCGAAGAACGCTACATTTGCTGCAATCGAAGAAGGGATAGTTCCTGGCGGCGGTGCCACGCTGGTGCATCTATCAACTGTGATTCCTGCTATTAAGGAGAAGCTTGAGGATGCTGATGAGCGTTTGGGAGCCGACATAGTACAGAAG GCTTTGGTGGCACCAGCTGCGCTTATTGCACAGAACGCTGGAATAGAAGGAGAAGTTGTTGTGGAGAAGATTATGTTCAGCGAATGGGAGATAGGGTACAACGCCATGACTGATACATATGAGAATCTGTTGGAAGCTGGAGTGATTGATCCAGCTAAAGTGACGAGATGTGCGCTTCAGAACGCTGCTTCGGTTGCGGGGATGGTGCTGACCACTCAGGCCATTGTTGTCGACAAACCGAAACCTAAGGCTCCTACTGCTGCTCCTCCTCAGGGTCTCATGGTGTAA
- the LOC106423866 gene encoding ABC transporter G family member 3: MEEIQSQSDLYRSSSSSASSPTNRVPSSHFFYVRKPGSLTQPISFEDSPEWEDSPADVRMDEEANIGGGGDSINDATATPISPSLSKINSGSMTSPPVPEGGAGNVVRKIAGASIAWKDLTVTMKGKRRYSDKVLKSSNGYALPGTMTVIMGPAKSGKSTLLRALAGRLTPSAKMYGDVFVNGSKSHMPYGSYGYAERKTQLIGSLTVREFLYYSSLLQLPGFLCQKRSVVEDAIQAMSLSDYANKLIGGGHCYMKGLRSGERRRVSIARELVMRPHILFIDEPLYHLDSVSTLLMMVTLKKLASIGCTLVFTIYQSSTEVFGLFDRICLLSNGNTLFFGETLACLQHFSNAGFPCPIMQSPSDHFLRAINTDFDRIIAMCKNWQDDNGDFSAVNMDTAVAIRTLEATYKSSADAASVETMIFKLTEREGSQLKSKGKAGAATRVAVLTWKSLLVMSREWKYYWLRLILYLILTLFIGTLYSGLGHSLSSVATRVAAVFVFVSFASLLGIAGIPSLLKEIKIYRSEASNQHSGAFVFILGQFLGSIPFLFLISISSSLVFYFMVGLRDDFGLLMYFVLNFFMCLLVNEGLMLSIACVWRDVYWSTLTLISVHVIMMLAAGHFRIRNALPKPLWTYPFAYISFHTYSIQGLLENEYIGEVFAVGEVRSISGYEAIGGYYQIAADANSKWRNMLVLLAMAFGYRLIVYVLLRFGLNKNVSGRLLLCHRKNNS, translated from the exons ATGGAAGAGATACAGTCTCAATCAGATCTCTAccgttcatcttcatcttctgcaaGTAGTCCTACTAATAGAGTCCCATCTAGCCACTTCTTCTACGTAAGAAAACCTGGCTCTCTCACACAACCTATATCCTTTGAAGACTCTCCTGAGTGGGAAGACTCTCCTGCTGATGTAAGAATGGATGAAGAAGCTAAtattggtggtggtggagactCTATTAACGATGCCACAGCTACTCCCATTTCTCCTTCTTTGTCGAAAATCAACAGCGGTTCGATGACTTCTCCTCCAGTGCCTGAAGGAGGAGCGGGAAATGTGGTTAGGAAAATCGCAGGTGCTTCCATTGCTTGGAAAGATTTGACTGTTACTATGAAAGGGAAGAGAAGATATTCTGATAAAGTGCTGAAGAGCTCCAATGGCTATGCGCTTCCCGGCACTATGACAGTTATTATGGGTCCTGCCAAGTCCGGGAAGTCTACTCTATTGAGAGCACTTGCTG GAAGATTGACTCCTTCAGCTAAAATGTATGGAGATGTGTTTGTGAATGGTTCAAAATCTCATATGCCTTACGGATCCTAT GGATATGCTGAGAGGAAAACACAACTGATTGGATCTCTTACAGTTCGTGAGTTTCTATACTACTCATCACTTCTTCAGCTTCCAGGTTTCCTCTGTCAGAAAAGAAGCGTTGTGGAAGATGCGATTCAGGCCATGTCTCTGAGTGATTACGCAAACAAATTGATTGGTGGTGGTCACTGTTACATGAAGGGTCTCCGGAGCGGCGAAAGAAGACGTGTCTCTATTGCTCGTGAGCTCGTGATGCGACCTCATATCTTGTTCATCGACGAGCCTCTTTATCATCTTGACAG tgttTCGACTCTGCTTATGATGGTGACACTCAAAAAGCTTGCGAGCATAGGATGCACACTTGTGTTCACGATTTATCAGAGCAGTACAGAAGTGTTTGGTTTGTTTGATAGAATCTGCCTTTTATCAAATGGCAACACACTCTTCTTTGGGGAGACACTAGCTTGCTTACAG CACTTTTCAAATGCTGGATTCCCATGCCCGATTATGCAAAGTCCTTCAGATCATTTTTTGAGGGCTATAAACACAGATTTCGATAGGATTATCGCAATGTGCAAGAACTGGCAG GACGATAATGGTGACTTTTCAGCAGTAAATATGGATACTGCTGTTGCTATTCGTACCCTCGAGGCTACCTATAAATCATCTGCAGATGCTGCTTCTGTTGAGACTATGATCTTCAAACTCACCGAAAGG gAGGGATCACAGCTTAAATCCAAGGGAAAAGCTGGTGCTGCTACACGTGTTGCAGTGCTCACTTGGAAATCGCTTTTAGTCATGTCTAGAGAATGGAAATACTATTGGCTCCGTCTTATTCTCTACCTGATTCTTACACTTTTTATTGGAACATTATATTCTGGCTTGGGGCATTCTTTGTCTTCTGTTGCA ACAAGAGTTGCTGCTGTGTTTGTTTTTGTCTCCTTTGCCTCACTATTAGGGATTGCTGGAATACCATCGCTCTTAAAAGAAATCAAG ATATATAGAAGTGAAGCATCGAACCAGCATTCGGGTGCTTTTGTCTTCATACTAGGGCAGTTTCTTGGAAGCATACCGTTCTTGTTTCTCATCTCCATCTCCTCAAGTCTTGTCTTCTACTTTATGGTCGGATTAAGAGACGATTTCGGTTTGCTGATGTACTTTGTGCTCAACTTCTTCATGTGCCTGTTGGTTAACGAAGGATTGATGCTCTCCATCGCTTGCGTTTGGCGAGATGTTTACTGGAGCACTTTGACTCTCATCTCTGTGCACGTGATCATGATGCTCGCTGCAGGTCACTTCAGAATCCGTAACGCTTTGCCAAAGCCCTTATGGACTTACCCGTTTGCTTACATCTCGTTCCACACTTACTCCATTCAG GGTCTTTTGGAGAACGAGTACATTGGGGAAGTGTTTGCTGTTGGAGAAGTGAGGAGTATATCAGGTTACGAGGCGATAGGAGGATATTACCAGATAGCTGCAGACGCGAACTCTAAATGGAGGAACATGCTTGTGTTGTTGGCTATGGCTTTTGGCTACCGTcttattgtttatgttttactGCGTTTTGGCCTAAACAAGAATGTGTCTGGTCGTTTACTGCTTTGTCATAGGAAGAATAACAGTTAG
- the LOC125586177 gene encoding uncharacterized protein LOC125586177 has product MCIYHATAQSVTCGATILSENITLTVTFVYGFNQVEERRALWDSLVELQDTSPVASHPWSVIGDFNQMLRTNHHSNHLFSRVDEAGIDDANLGLQDAQLFEAQTKGPPYTWRNMQDDNPISTKIDHSFINQAWSSAFPDSYAEFLDLSQSDHAPCLLRMPSIRRRVVKPFKFFHHVIDHPEYAETVADNWKCDDIVGTDQFKLVRLLKKLKRPLRSLNKRHFSVISQRVKGQKEKVDALQRALLTSPDNATAAEEHVERDKLNTLLKAEEKFYRQRSRNGFSARVKESYSLS; this is encoded by the exons ATGTGTATCTACCATGCAACTGCTCAATCAGTCACTTGTGGAGCCACTATTCTCTCTGAGAACATTACTCTAACTGTCACATTTGTCTACGGTTTCAATCAAGTGGAGGAACGTAGAGCTTTGTGGGACAGTTTAGTCGAGTTACAGGACACTTCTCCGGTTGCCTCGCATCCCTGGTCTGTTATCGGTGACTTCAATCAGATGTTGAGGACTAATCATCACTCAAATCATCTATTCTCTCGTGTTGATGAAGCGGGAATAGATGATGCTAATCTCGGGTTGCAGGATGCTCAGTTGTTTGAGGCGCAAACCAAAGGTCCCCCCTACACTTGGAGGAACATGCAGGATGACAATCCCATCTCTACAAAAATTGATCATTCATTCATCAACCAGGCCTGGTCGTCTGCTTTTCCTGACTCATATGCAGAGTTTTTGGATCTCTCTCAGTCGGATCACGCCCCTTGCCTTCTTAGGATGCCTTCAATCAGACGACGGGTCGTCAAACCCTTTAAATTCTTCCACCATGTGATTGATCACCCAGAGTACGCAGAGACTGTTGCTGACAATTGGAAATGCGATGATATAGTGGGCACTGATCAGTTCAAGTTGGTTCGCTTGCTCAAGAAGTTGAAGCGACCGTTGCGCAGTCTTAACAAGCGGCACTTCAGTGTCATATCTCAGAGAGTAAAGGGACAGAAAGAGAAGGTAGATGCACTCCAGCGGGCCCTCCTTACCTCTCCAGACAACGCTACAGCGGCAGAGGAACATGTTGAGAGAGATAAGCTGAATACTCTATTAAAGGCTGAGGAAAAGTTTTACAGACAAAGGTCTAGA AACGGTTTCTCAGCACGCGTCAAGGAATCATATTCATTATCTTAA